The following coding sequences are from one Leptolyngbya sp. NIES-3755 window:
- a CDS encoding glucose-1-phosphate cytidylyltransferase (similar to AA sequence:cyanobase_aa:LBDG_45820), with protein sequence MKVVLFCGGLGTRLRDYSEKIPKPMVNIGYRPILWHLMKYYAYYGHKDFILCLGYKADYIKEYFLNYNECLSNDFVLSAGGKQVQMIGSDIHDWRITFVDTGLYSNIGQRLKAVEKYLEGEEMFLANYSDGLSNLPLDDFINHFMRHDKIASFLSVKPTQTFHVVSSQEDGLVKSIEHVNNADLRINGGFFALKTEIFRYMEAGEELVLEPFQRLIEKEQLVSYNYDGFWTCMDTFRDKQNLDDLYSQGNPPWEVWKTRKTL encoded by the coding sequence ATGAAAGTTGTATTGTTTTGTGGCGGTCTAGGCACCCGACTGAGAGACTATTCGGAAAAGATTCCGAAACCAATGGTCAACATCGGGTATCGTCCCATTCTCTGGCACTTGATGAAGTACTACGCCTACTATGGTCACAAAGACTTTATTCTCTGTCTGGGTTACAAAGCGGATTACATCAAAGAGTACTTTTTGAACTACAACGAATGTCTTTCCAATGATTTTGTACTGTCGGCTGGTGGAAAGCAGGTACAAATGATTGGCAGTGACATTCACGATTGGCGAATCACCTTTGTCGATACGGGATTGTACTCTAACATTGGACAACGCCTGAAAGCAGTCGAGAAGTACCTCGAAGGCGAAGAGATGTTCCTGGCGAACTACAGTGATGGTTTGAGCAATTTGCCCTTGGATGATTTCATCAATCACTTTATGCGGCATGACAAAATTGCAAGCTTCTTGTCTGTGAAACCGACTCAAACGTTCCATGTGGTGTCTTCACAAGAAGATGGACTGGTGAAAAGCATTGAACATGTGAACAATGCAGATTTGAGAATTAACGGTGGATTCTTCGCGCTCAAAACTGAGATTTTCAGATACATGGAGGCAGGTGAAGAATTGGTGCTGGAGCCATTCCAACGATTGATCGAGAAAGAGCAATTGGTTTCCTACAACTATGATGGCTTCTGGACTTGTATGGATACCTTCCGCGACAAGCAGAACCTTGATGATTTGTACTCTCAAGGGAATCCACCTTGGGAAGTTTGGAAGACTCGTAAAACGCTCTAG
- a CDS encoding hypothetical protein (conserved hypothetical protein;~similar to AA sequence:cyanobase_aa:LBDG_45810), with product MNITDLKTVLVPEAIGKDLHRFASELYPICRSITGDGFRETLRQIERFIPLKRFEVPTGTQVFDWIVPREWNIRDAYVKNSNGDRVIDFQKHNLHVVNYSIPVHETMSLEELKPHLFSLPEHPDWIPYRTSYYKDTWGFCLTHKQLLELPEDQYEVCIDSSLEPGYLTYGEYYLPGEIEDEVLISCHACHPSLANDNLSGIAIAVHLAKLLSEIAHRYSYRFIFIPATIGSITWLSQNEDQVHRIKHGLVLSCLGDPGKSTYKKSRRGDAEIDRAVSHILKHSEQDYNIIDFFPYGYDERQFCSPGFNLPVGCFMRSPNSKFSEYHTSADNLDFIQPEPLTDSFLKCLNVLSVLEHNRTYINQNPKCEPQLGRRGLYRSIGGTSGTGLNELALLWTLNLSDGQHSLLDIAERSGFEFDAIRRVAEALIDTDLLKEAIDL from the coding sequence ATGAACATTACTGATCTCAAGACAGTTCTAGTCCCTGAAGCGATCGGTAAAGATCTTCACCGTTTTGCTTCTGAACTTTATCCGATTTGTCGCAGTATCACAGGCGATGGATTTCGGGAAACGCTGCGTCAGATCGAGCGCTTTATCCCGTTGAAACGCTTTGAAGTGCCGACAGGGACACAGGTGTTTGACTGGATAGTGCCGCGTGAGTGGAACATTCGGGATGCGTATGTGAAGAACTCAAACGGCGATCGAGTCATCGATTTCCAGAAGCACAATCTTCACGTCGTCAATTACAGCATTCCAGTACATGAAACGATGTCGCTGGAGGAGTTGAAACCGCATCTATTCAGCTTGCCAGAGCATCCCGATTGGATTCCCTATCGCACGTCTTACTACAAAGACACTTGGGGATTCTGCCTGACTCACAAGCAGCTACTAGAACTGCCAGAGGATCAGTACGAAGTTTGCATCGATTCGAGCTTAGAACCTGGATATTTAACTTACGGTGAGTATTACTTGCCTGGTGAGATTGAAGATGAAGTGCTGATTTCTTGTCATGCTTGCCATCCTTCTTTGGCGAATGATAACTTGTCGGGAATTGCGATCGCAGTTCATTTAGCTAAACTATTAAGCGAGATTGCTCATCGCTATTCCTACCGCTTTATCTTTATTCCAGCGACGATCGGATCAATTACCTGGCTCAGTCAAAATGAGGATCAAGTACATCGAATCAAGCATGGTTTAGTGCTAAGCTGCTTGGGTGATCCTGGAAAGTCCACATACAAGAAAAGTCGGCGAGGAGATGCAGAAATCGATCGTGCCGTTAGTCATATTCTAAAACATTCGGAGCAAGACTATAACATCATTGATTTCTTCCCGTATGGCTACGATGAGCGACAGTTTTGTTCACCTGGATTTAACTTACCTGTGGGGTGCTTTATGCGATCGCCAAACAGTAAGTTTTCTGAATATCACACTTCAGCCGATAATCTAGATTTCATTCAACCTGAACCTCTCACTGATTCATTTTTAAAGTGCTTAAATGTATTGTCAGTGTTAGAACATAACCGAACCTACATCAATCAAAATCCGAAGTGTGAACCGCAATTGGGACGACGAGGACTTTATCGATCAATTGGAGGAACATCTGGAACCGGATTGAATGAACTTGCACTGTTGTGGACATTGAATTTATCTGATGGACAGCATTCATTGTTAGACATTGCAGAGCGATCGGGGTTTGAATTTGATGCGATTAGGCGAGTTGCAGAAGCATTGATCGACACAGATTTGCTGAAAGAAGCGATCGATTTGTGA
- a CDS encoding GDP-mannose 6-dehydrogenase (similar to AA sequence:cyanobase_aa:LBDG_45790) yields MRVSIIGTGYVGLVSGVCFAEKGHEVVCVDVDQSKVDKINQGISPFYEPGLNELLERNIHSGLKATTDFRQAILDTELSLIAVGTPFDGKEVDLTFVKQVAQQIGEALKEKSTYHLVVVKSTVVPGTTDQVVLPILETASGKKAGVDFGVGMNPEFLTEGEAIDDFMYPDRIVLGGIDDRSIDQLDALYTGFEGVDRLRTNNSTAEMIKYTSNSLLALLISFSNEIGNLCSAIGNTDIVEVMKGVHNSRYLTTVLPNGERIVPPITSFLAAGCGFGGSCLPKDVKALIAHGEKHQSQMPLLDAVIKVNQSQPQQVIARLNKHFPSLDGVKVAILGLSFRPNTNDMRETPAIPLIKALKAQNATLKAYDPVANSEAAKLLNPDEVELCDSLQGAIEGVDAIVLVTRWDEFRAVPELIAQLNPQPVFVDGRRLLDKHSIERYEGIGL; encoded by the coding sequence ATGCGAGTTTCGATTATTGGAACAGGCTATGTCGGCTTAGTGTCTGGAGTTTGCTTTGCTGAGAAAGGACATGAAGTCGTCTGCGTTGATGTGGATCAATCGAAGGTTGATAAGATCAATCAAGGCATTTCTCCTTTTTATGAACCTGGATTGAACGAGCTACTAGAGCGCAACATTCATTCTGGTCTAAAAGCTACTACGGATTTTCGTCAAGCGATTCTAGATACTGAGCTTTCTTTGATTGCAGTTGGAACGCCGTTTGATGGAAAGGAAGTTGATTTAACTTTCGTCAAACAAGTTGCTCAACAGATTGGTGAAGCTCTTAAAGAGAAATCAACTTACCATTTGGTAGTTGTGAAAAGTACTGTGGTTCCTGGAACGACAGATCAGGTTGTACTACCGATTCTCGAAACTGCTTCCGGCAAAAAAGCAGGCGTTGACTTTGGTGTGGGAATGAACCCGGAATTTCTCACCGAAGGAGAAGCGATCGACGATTTTATGTATCCCGATCGCATTGTGCTGGGCGGCATTGACGATCGCAGCATCGATCAGTTAGACGCGCTCTATACCGGATTTGAGGGAGTCGATCGACTCAGAACGAACAACTCAACCGCTGAGATGATCAAGTACACCTCAAATTCATTGTTAGCATTGCTGATTTCCTTCTCGAATGAGATTGGCAATCTCTGTTCTGCGATCGGCAATACCGACATCGTAGAAGTGATGAAGGGTGTACACAACAGCCGTTATTTGACGACTGTGCTACCGAATGGGGAGCGAATTGTTCCCCCGATTACAAGCTTCCTCGCCGCTGGTTGCGGATTTGGTGGAAGCTGCCTACCCAAAGACGTGAAAGCTTTGATTGCTCATGGTGAGAAACATCAGAGCCAGATGCCCTTGTTAGACGCGGTGATCAAAGTTAATCAATCTCAACCCCAGCAAGTGATTGCTCGGTTGAACAAGCATTTTCCGTCACTAGATGGCGTGAAAGTTGCAATCTTGGGACTTTCTTTTAGACCCAACACAAATGACATGCGTGAAACGCCAGCGATTCCTTTGATTAAGGCATTGAAGGCGCAGAATGCAACACTCAAAGCCTACGATCCGGTTGCGAACTCAGAAGCAGCAAAGCTACTCAATCCCGATGAGGTAGAACTCTGCGACAGCTTACAGGGCGCGATCGAGGGCGTTGATGCGATCGTCCTTGTTACCCGCTGGGACGAGTTTCGCGCTGTTCCTGAACTGATAGCTCAACTCAATCCCCAACCTGTTTTCGTAGATGGTCGTCGATTGTTGGATAAGCATTCGATCGAGCGTTACGAAGGCATTGGACTTTAA
- a CDS encoding hypothetical protein (hypothetical protein FraEuI1c_0189;~similar to AA sequence:cyanobase_aa:LBDG_45800), giving the protein MHTVFFDSPVSDELRRERIYDGQLFVFSPRPSMLALCEHAREMIEAAFSPLDPTMAQHELSVEEFVAIAAPLKPGFIHHPKSKQLIQKILEEYGYDLEKTYFDVPRLKIITSHAYLTAGVGYPFHPHRDTWYCAPPSQVNWWLPVYEFESESSMAFHPKYWSQGVKNSSSGFNYYEYNNTGRKTAAQHIKKDTRFQPRAEEPVEIDPQVRLVCEVGGVMLFSGAQMHSTVPNTSGRTRFSIDFRTVHLDDLIAKKGAPNVDNASTGTALRDFMRASDLARLPEEVVALYEDTPPPEGELVFQPPTALLSH; this is encoded by the coding sequence ATGCACACTGTTTTCTTTGATTCCCCGGTTAGCGACGAATTGAGACGCGAACGAATCTACGACGGTCAGCTTTTCGTATTTTCGCCCCGTCCGAGTATGTTGGCGCTGTGTGAACATGCTCGTGAAATGATTGAAGCTGCATTTTCACCGCTCGATCCGACAATGGCGCAGCATGAATTGAGTGTTGAAGAATTTGTTGCGATCGCGGCTCCACTAAAACCCGGCTTTATTCATCATCCTAAGTCAAAGCAACTGATTCAAAAGATTCTGGAAGAATACGGCTACGACTTAGAAAAAACCTATTTTGATGTTCCACGCCTGAAGATCATCACAAGCCACGCTTATCTCACCGCAGGAGTGGGTTATCCGTTTCATCCGCATCGAGATACTTGGTACTGTGCACCTCCTAGCCAGGTAAATTGGTGGCTTCCGGTGTATGAGTTCGAGTCAGAAAGCTCGATGGCATTCCATCCGAAATATTGGAGCCAGGGAGTTAAGAATAGTTCGAGTGGCTTTAACTATTACGAATACAACAATACAGGGCGTAAGACTGCTGCACAGCACATCAAAAAAGATACGCGCTTCCAACCTCGTGCAGAAGAACCTGTTGAGATTGATCCCCAAGTTCGATTGGTCTGCGAAGTGGGTGGCGTGATGTTGTTCTCTGGTGCACAGATGCACTCGACCGTTCCCAATACGTCTGGACGGACTCGCTTTAGTATCGATTTCAGAACAGTGCATCTTGATGATTTGATTGCCAAGAAAGGTGCGCCGAATGTAGATAATGCTTCGACTGGCACTGCATTACGAGACTTCATGAGAGCGAGTGATTTAGCTCGATTACCCGAAGAAGTTGTCGCACTCTACGAAGATACGCCGCCGCCTGAAGGTGAATTAGTGTTTCAACCGCCTACTGCTCTGCTGTCCCATTAG